A genomic window from Syngnathus typhle isolate RoL2023-S1 ecotype Sweden linkage group LG18, RoL_Styp_1.0, whole genome shotgun sequence includes:
- the LOC133142878 gene encoding kelch repeat and BTB domain-containing protein 13 translates to MDMPEGLASSSREKNATFDLTGRVRVKVEDSWFVLERAFLARHSNYFRALFQSGMLESKQEELHLKGGLHARGFVIALAVCKGEIPTLADPDELVDAVECAAFLQVPTLTGHLCDIVDSDTCLLLYQAAHIYGLEKLFHSAALFLCDAFEDLRETAVATLPEDLLRYSQSLSPVSYVAIGTHTPSTELLHDTFRVVCYLDEKEEEWKHLTHLPTICSTSLCGVAVLDNRLYIVGGVYGYNKETVDAAFCFDPESGLWTSLPGPQKPRHDFTLLGHEGRLYAVGGEYQKKNIATAERYDPQKAEWTFIRQAPKPVASAACAVARRRMFVCFWKPPDTTDIYEYAALDDEWKLTTTLIRPQSYGHCMVAHRDNLYVMRNGPCDDFLRCLMDCYNLTTAQWTAMPGHYINSKGALFTAAVKGDSALTVKRMLTLEYAIDAQGWKPRRQMKGFPKGGSLRTCLLRLPKTGPDFPQVNAQGKQKEMPLKDGTEPPVDDMLEV, encoded by the coding sequence ATGGACATGCCCGAGGGTTTGGCATCATCCAGTCGAGAGAAGAATGCGACCTTTGATCTGACGGGTCGAGTGAGGGTGAAGGTGGAAGACAGCTGGTTCGTTTTGGAGAGGGCCTTCCTAGCGAGGCACAGCAACTACTTCCGGGCGCTCTTTCAGTCGGGCATGCTGGAAAGTAAACAAGAGGAGCTCCACCTTAAAGGAGGGCTGCACGCAAGAGGCTTCGTCATCGCTCTTGCCGTCTGCAAAGGGGAGATTCCCACCCTGGCCGATCCGGACGAGCTGGTTGACGCCGTGGAGTGCGCCGCCTTCCTGCAGGTGCCAACTTTAACTGGGCACCTTTGCGATATCGTGGATTCGGATACCTGCCTCCTGCTCTACCAGGCCGCCCACATCTATGGTCTGGAGAAACTCTTTCATAGCGCCGCTCTTTTCCTCTGCGATGCATTCGAAGACCTGAGGGAAACGGCGGTGGCGACGCTCCCTGAAGATCTGCTGCGGTATTCTCAGTCCTTATCCCCCGTGTCTTACGTCGCAATCGGTACCCATACCCCTTCCACGGAACTGCTCCACGACACCTTCCGAGTCGTGTGCTACCTCGACGAGAAAGAAGAAGAGTGGAAGCATCTTACGCATCTCCCGACCATCTGCAGTACGTCCTTATGTGGCGTGGCCGTGCTGGACAACCGCCTGTACATCGTCGGGGGAGTTTACGGTTATAACAAAGAAACCGTCGACGCCGCCTTCTGCTTTGACCCCGAGTCAGGGCTTTGGACCTCTCTTCCAGGACCTCAGAAACCCAGACATGACTTCACCTTGCTGGGGCACGAGGGACGACTCTATGCCGTCGGAGGAGAGTACCAGAAAAAGAACATCGCCACAGCAGAACGTTATGACCCCCAAAAAGCGGAGTGGACGTTCATACGACAAGCTCCGAAGCCGGTAGCGTCGGCCGCCTGCGCCGTGGCCAGGCGTCGGATGTTTGTTTGCTTCTGGAAGCCTCCCGATACCACGGATATTTACGAGTACGCGGCGCTGGATGACGAGTGGAAGCTCACCACCACCTTGATCAGACCTCAGAGTTACGGCCACTGCATGGTGGCCCACAGGGACAACTTGTACGTGATGCGCAACGGGCCCTGCGACGACTTTCTCCGCTGTCTCATGGACTGCTACAACCTCACCACAGCCCAGTGGACAGCCATGCCGGGACACTACATCAACAGCAAGGGGGCGCTGTTCACCGCCGCCGTAAAAGGGGACTCGGCCCTCACGGTGAAACGGATGCTAACGCTGGAGTACGCCATCGACGCGCAGGGATGGAAGCCTCGAAGGCAGATGAAGGGTTTTCCAAAAGGCGGATCGTTACGAACGTGTTTACTTAGGCTTCCCAAGACAGGACCGGACTTCCCCCAGGTGAATGCACAAGGGAAGCAAAAGGAAATGCCTTTGAAAGACGGAACGGAACCACCGGTAGATGATATGCTGGAGGTCTAA